AGAGCCTCTGGGCCACTAGGCTCCAACCCAGCTAACTTTCCAAGGGCCACTGGTTTACAGGGTCCAAGTCCAGCTACCTTCCCAAGGTCTACTGGCCCATTAGGCCCTGGTCAGGTTACTTTCCCCAGGTCAGCTCCTGGGCCCCTAGGCTCTTCGCCAGCAGGCCCTGTGGGTATCAACCCAGCTCCTTTTGCAAGGCCAACTGGGACCCTGGGTCTAAACCCAGCTTCCTTTCCAAGGATGAATGGCCCTGTAAGCAAGACCTTGGTCCCATTTCCTAGAGTGGGGAGCCTCCCTGGCACAAACCCAGCTGCTTTCCCCAGACCAGGGGGTCCAATGGCTGCAATGTACCCAAATGGAATGTTACCCCCTTAAACACCATTTTCTCTCCAGGACCACCTTGGTTTCCAGGCACTGTGGTTCTGGGCAGGGGCTGTGTTTTAGGTGAAAGGGTAGATATGGAGCTACAGTCTGAAGTACATAGCTGGGGCTCAAGTTCAAATGAGCCTTTTTCCCCCCTCTGCGTCTTTCTTGACTGAAGGTGAAATGTTATCTGTGGGACATGGACTTTGGCAGGTGGGAATGATCCCGCCTTGCGAGAAGGAATCTCCAGCCTTCCAGAAGCCTGCTGTGCTTTTGTCCCACAGCTTTCTGCCCCTTGTTTCTTACTAGTTTCTTGAATTGTTCTTGTGGACTTTTCCTCAGGGATACATTGGCCTGCAGGTTCCAATTCATATGCGGTCCCCTGCTCACCACTGGAGAATCAGCTCACTGCTGTCTAGAAATGTTGCGTTGGTGAGCGGACCATGCTTCAGCAGCACTGACCTGGTCACCCTCTACTGCCATACCTTCCCCTGGGGGCTGGAACACAAAACAGGGAAGTGCAACCACTTCAGAGAGCCACCAAATTTCTGCTTGCCTGACCGGGCCTGCAGCTCCCTTCTCCTGGGACTTACTTAGAGGAAGCCAGGATCAAGGCTCCACTGCTCATCCCACTCCCTCTCCACTGGTACTCCCAATCAAAGAACCTCAAAATTCAACTGATGTGGATGGGGTTATGggaattggggtgggggtggggggaatgaagGGGAGAAATCACTGTGCTTCGTTCAGCCTGATGTGAAAGGATGGTTGGTGTTTTCCTGCATTGTACCTTTTCTTActgtttctttaataaatggGACGAGAGGGCTGTTGATTTCACTCCCTTTTTATTACCTGTTCCACAGGGAAGGAAGTTTACCCACTGCTTTTCATTGTTTCAGCTTGGCCACAGTCCTACATTACCTTCCAGATAATGACATTTTCAAGGAGGAAGCAAGCTTTGGTTTTTAGCCTTAGCTGGTTAACTAGGGCTCACTCACTGGCTCGTAATTTCACCAAAGACCCCGTCCACTCTCTACAATGAAAAATTAAGCCACCATAGGTGTGCAGTTATCGAGGTAGACCTACTGTATTCCCCAGGTCCAGAGGCAGCTGTGACAACTTACCTGCTTCTGAGTTCCACTGGAATTTCCTTGGCAAACCTAGTTCTTCCTCAAGTACCAATCTTGAAACTGGAATAAAGAGCTAGCTTTTGTTAAGtacaaggagggagggaggagctcAGAGGTACCAGCATTATGTGAGAATCTTTATTTTGACAAATAAGTGCAGTATAAAAAATCTGacctgaaagtttaaaaaaaaaaaaaaaagaagtaaaaataaatacgTTTACAAATTATTgtagaaataatacaaaagagGATTAAAATTCTCATTGAGGAAAAACCAAAATGTGTCCAATTGTATAAAGGCTCTTCCCTTACAAGAAACGGGAATAAAGCTGAAGACCCAGTTTGGTTTCGCTGCTGAAAAATGTACAGAATAACTTAGAAAAACCAGTTGAGGTCAAACGTTGTGGGCCCACTACTTGTACCTGCCTACTCTTGATCTGGAGAAAGTTGATTGTCACAGAGCAAGGCAGAGCTGATGGTAGGACAGCCAAGAGTTCTCCATCTGGGAGTCCATCCTACATTAACCTTCAAGTAAAAGCTGAAGTAAAACAAGCCCTTAGTGAAGTCTGAGCTCTGCAGTTGGCTGACCAGATTTCTTCCATTGTAGTGCTCAAAATAGTTTACTTCTTGGCCAGCAAAAACACGGAAGAGCCTGGAACAACTGCCTTCAGCAAATGCCTGCCGCCTCTTCCCAGCCTTCATGGATTAGGCCTGATGTCAACCAGCCGTCGTCTTCTTACAAACTCAAGGTCTGTGTGATGCAGCAGTGTTCGCTGCAGCTGGAAAACCCCTGAGTTCATGGGAGATGAAGGGAAGCACCAGGGTTTGCCAGTCTGGCTCAGAGCACACTTTGTTCCTTCATAGGAAGCACCTGGGCACACTAGAGGCTTGCCCCCTCGACTACTCCACCTTATTGCTGGTTCTGAGGGCTCAGCAGGCCCCTCTGA
This region of Balaenoptera acutorostrata chromosome 19, mBalAcu1.1, whole genome shotgun sequence genomic DNA includes:
- the CHTF8 gene encoding chromosome transmission fidelity protein 8 homolog isoform X1, with protein sequence MVQIIISSAGAGGLAEWVLMELQGEIEARYSTGLAGNLLGDLHYTTEGYIGLQVPIHMRSPAHHWRISSLLSRNVALVSGPCFSSTDLVTLYCHTFPWGLEHKTGKCNHFREPPNFCLPDRACSSLLLGLT